Within Marinomonas mediterranea MMB-1, the genomic segment GAGCGTATATTTTCCACTCGTTTAATACACACTCGAAAAAGTGATGTTTATTAGAGCATTTTATAGCATTTAGTACATCTATTGATCTATGTCAGCACTTGAGTTTTATATAAGTCGATAATTCTCCGTAATAATAACAGAGGGGAATGGGGGCGTTTTAGCCCACCCCATAAGGCTTGGAGATAGGATTTATGGCACTAAAAAACATATCAGTGGCGACAAAGCTTTGGTCATTAGTAGCAGGATTTCTAATCATAATGATCACGTTCGAAACGGCAGCCTATACGGAACTGTATGACACCTTACTAAATGGTCGAAAGCAACAAGTGAAAGAACAAGTGGAAAATGCGTACTCCCTTATAAATCACTATGTCGACAAAACAAACGAGCTTGGTAAAGATGAAGCTCAAAGACAGGCACTTGAAGCAGTTTCTTCCCTTCGTTTTGGAGATAAAGGGTATTTTTGGGTAAATGACCTTAATCACACACTCCTAGCACATCCGCTACGCCCCTCCTCCGTTGGCAAAGACATGAAGAATGTCAAAGACGCTAAAGGACAACACCACTGGCAGGCCATGGTTGACGTCGCGCAATCCAAGGGTGAAGGATTTGTCGAATATTACTTTATGCCACCGAACTCCGACGAAGGTCAATCCAAGGTATCGTATGTCAAAAAACAAAATGAGTGGGGTTGGGTTGTCGGTGCCGGTGTACTGTATTCAGAAGTGACAAACGAATTCTGGGCATCCTTTAAGCTGTCATCAAGCATAGAAGGGATCATTGTCGCCATTGGGGTTATGCTAAGCGCTATGCTAGTACGTAATATCACCCAACCTCTTAAACAGGTTACGAACCATCTACAAATATTGGCTCAAGGCGATATGATGCAGCGAGTGTCTATTAATCGAAATGATGAAATAGGAAAATTAGCCTTTGCCGCCAACACCTTGTCAGAGCAGCTAAGCCATACTCTTAGTAGCGTTGCAGATGCAATCAACGAGCTTCAATCTGTCACCGTTCAAATGAATGAAAACACATCAAGTACAAAGAGTGGCGTCAACAATCAGTTTCAAGAAGTAGATAAGCTTGCCGCGGCAATGAATGAAATGTCTTACTCCATAAAAGACGTCGCACAGCATGCAAAAGACACGGCCATCGCGACGCAATCCGTTCAAACTATTACGCAGGAAAGCAGTCAAAATTTGAGTGAAACCAATCAAAACATTCACGTATTAACCCGTCACGTGGAAGATGCGAATCAGGTTATTATCCAGTTATTAAAGCAAACCACGGACATCGATGCCGTCCTCGACGTTATCGGAGACATTTCAGAGCAAACAAACCTTCTCGCATTGAATGCCGCTATCGAAGCAGCACGCGCAGGTGAAATGGGACGTGGTTTCGCCGTTGTTGCAGACGAAGTAAGATCACTTGCCAGTCGCACTCAAGAATCAACCGTTGAAATTCAAAAGATCATTGCTACCCTTCAAAGTCAGTCTAATACAGCAGCTGAATCAATGAAGAATAGTACCCAGCAAGCAGAAGAAAGCGCTGAAATTATGAATATCGCGTCCGATAAGCTGAAGCATATGACATCGGAAGTTAACGATGTTTCAGACCGCAGCCACCATATCGCGACAGCGGCCAGCCAGCAAGGCGCAGTGGCAGAAGAGATCAACGAAAACCTTCTAGGAATACGAAATGTCTCAGAAAGAGTGCTTGAAGACACAAAACAACTCAGTGACGGTAGCCAGTTAATTGCGGAAATGACCAACTCTCTGCATTCTCAAATTAACCAATTTAAATTTTCTTAAGCGTTTTACGTTATTTTAGAAGCACAAAAAAGCCGGTAAATAAGACATTTACCGGCTTTTTAGCGATAAGCTCGTTAGAGTTTCAAATCACATTACTTTAAGGCGCTTGCGTGATGTTCTAAATGATCATCAATAAACGACGCGATAAAATAATAACTATGGTCGTATCCCGGCTGGCGACGCAAAGTTAAAGGGTGATCCGCGGCAAGACAAGCCGCTTCTAATGCTTCTGGTTTCAATTGCTCAACCAGAAAATCATCTGCTTCCCCTTGATCCACCAGCAATGGCAGTTTTTCCTTCGCGTTCGCAACCAACAAAGAAGCATCCCATTCTTCCCAAGTCGCCTGATCTTCACCCAAATAGCCTTTAAAAGCCTTATGCCCCCACGGACACTGAGTTGGGTTTGAGATCGGAGCAAATGCGGAAACAGACTGATAACATCCTGGATTTTTCAGTGCGCATATTAATGCACCGTGTCCACCCATAGAATGTCCAGAAATTGAACGTTTTTGGGTGACAGGGAAATGCTCTTCAACTAAGTGAGGCAACTCCTGAACAACATAATCATACATATGATAACTATGTCGATAAGGGTCCACTGTCGCATTCACATAGAATCCCGCTCCAGAGCCAAAATCATAACTATCATGCTCTTCTGGGTAATCGGTACCGCGAGGACTGGTATCGGGACAGACAATGGCTAAGCCCAATTCGGCCGCTTTTTTAAATGCGCCGGCTTTTTGGATAAAGTTTTCATCCGTGCAAGTTAAGCCAGATAACCAATACACTACCGGAACCGCTTGGTTTTCAGCCTGAGGTGGCAAATAAATGGCAAAGGTCATGTCACCTTTTACAGACAAACTCTCATGTTTGTATCGCTTTAACCAGCCGCCGAAGGTTTTAGTGCTGGATATGAGTTCCATATTGTTCTCCTTAGGATTCGCACCGCCATTCGTGGACGATGCGCATCATTGAATTACGGTATAGGCTCACTCTTACTGATCAAACAGAATCACGGTACGAATACTCTTACCTTCATGCATAAGATCAAAAGCGTCGTTGATTTTTTCCAGCGACATAGTATGAGTCACAAATGGATCGATTTCGATTTTGCCATTCATGTAGTCTTCCACATAACCTGGTAATTGGCTGCGCCCTTTTACGCCACCAAAAGCAGAGCCTTTCCATACGCGGCCTGTTACCAATTGGAATGGGCGAGTAGAAATTTCTTGGCCCGCACCCGCAACACCGATAATGATGGATTCACCCCACCCTTTATGGCAGCACTCAAGTGCTTGACGCATAATTTGTACGTTACCGATACATTCGAACGAGTAATCCACGCCGCCATCCGTCATGTCGACGATTACCTGCTGAATTGGCGCATCAAAGTTCTTCGGATTAACACAATCGGTTGCGCCAAATTGAGTCGCCATTTCAAATTTAGATTCATTAATATCAATGGCAATAATTTTCGAAGCACCCGCCATGCGCGCGCCTTGGATCACAGATAAACCAATGCCGCCCAGACCGAATACAGCAACCGTTGCGCCTTCTTCGACTTTAGCCGTGTTCAATACCGCACCAATACCTGTGGTGATACCACAACCTAGTAGACACACTTTTTCCAACGGCGCATCGACGTGAATTTTCGCCAATGAAATTTCAGGTACCACACTGTATTCAGAAAAAGTTGACGTGCCCATGTA encodes:
- a CDS encoding methyl-accepting chemotaxis protein, which translates into the protein MALKNISVATKLWSLVAGFLIIMITFETAAYTELYDTLLNGRKQQVKEQVENAYSLINHYVDKTNELGKDEAQRQALEAVSSLRFGDKGYFWVNDLNHTLLAHPLRPSSVGKDMKNVKDAKGQHHWQAMVDVAQSKGEGFVEYYFMPPNSDEGQSKVSYVKKQNEWGWVVGAGVLYSEVTNEFWASFKLSSSIEGIIVAIGVMLSAMLVRNITQPLKQVTNHLQILAQGDMMQRVSINRNDEIGKLAFAANTLSEQLSHTLSSVADAINELQSVTVQMNENTSSTKSGVNNQFQEVDKLAAAMNEMSYSIKDVAQHAKDTAIATQSVQTITQESSQNLSETNQNIHVLTRHVEDANQVIIQLLKQTTDIDAVLDVIGDISEQTNLLALNAAIEAARAGEMGRGFAVVADEVRSLASRTQESTVEIQKIIATLQSQSNTAAESMKNSTQQAEESAEIMNIASDKLKHMTSEVNDVSDRSHHIATAASQQGAVAEEINENLLGIRNVSERVLEDTKQLSDGSQLIAEMTNSLHSQINQFKFS
- the fghA gene encoding S-formylglutathione hydrolase, encoding MELISSTKTFGGWLKRYKHESLSVKGDMTFAIYLPPQAENQAVPVVYWLSGLTCTDENFIQKAGAFKKAAELGLAIVCPDTSPRGTDYPEEHDSYDFGSGAGFYVNATVDPYRHSYHMYDYVVQELPHLVEEHFPVTQKRSISGHSMGGHGALICALKNPGCYQSVSAFAPISNPTQCPWGHKAFKGYLGEDQATWEEWDASLLVANAKEKLPLLVDQGEADDFLVEQLKPEALEAACLAADHPLTLRRQPGYDHSYYFIASFIDDHLEHHASALK
- a CDS encoding S-(hydroxymethyl)glutathione dehydrogenase/class III alcohol dehydrogenase, yielding MKCKAAVAWGPGQPLKIEEVDVQDPQAGEVLVRMVATGVCHTDAFTLSGDDPEGIFPAILGHEGAGVVEAVGEGVTTLKPGDHVIPLYTAECGECKFCKSGKTNLCQAVRETQGKGLMPDGTSRFSINGEPIFHYMGTSTFSEYSVVPEISLAKIHVDAPLEKVCLLGCGITTGIGAVLNTAKVEEGATVAVFGLGGIGLSVIQGARMAGASKIIAIDINESKFEMATQFGATDCVNPKNFDAPIQQVIVDMTDGGVDYSFECIGNVQIMRQALECCHKGWGESIIIGVAGAGQEISTRPFQLVTGRVWKGSAFGGVKGRSQLPGYVEDYMNGKIEIDPFVTHTMSLEKINDAFDLMHEGKSIRTVILFDQ